The window CCTACAGGAAGGTTTTTTCCCCAACATTTGTCTTAATAAGAGGTAACAGAAAATAAGCAATGTTTCTCAAATGTTCTTGGTTATTCTTCAAAACAATGGAAAATAAGGAAAGGCAGAAACAGCAGGAGATAATAAATACTGTTTATTGATCATTGAACACGTTGATTGGCAGCATGCTGAACGGAGCTAAGGCACATGAaactgagaggtcagaggtcacgtgaCATGCTTCCTTTGACACATCATGTCAGAAACGACAGCCATGTGATGAAATGAGGTTTCTGTTTACGCTGCGGCGACGCAAAACAAAGGTGGATGGGTTTTCTGAATCTCTCAAGCCATTACAGTCGGTTGATGGAAGTAAACGCGAGACTCTGCACGTTGGTGTCGTGTAAAGTCCCGATTCGTCATTTTGTCACACGGCTGTCCACAGTCTGTAAAAGacacctgagcaggtgagacGCTCCGTAGGACACATAAAAACATACGCTGCGATTCAGTCCAATTAGGATCCAGCAGAATGTGACAGTTCACCTGACCTTTAACCTGTCAGGAGGTGTGATGTCACAGCAgcgagggggcggagtcatcAGCTTTTAGCCTGTTTCTTCTTTTGGATCAGCTCGGCCAACATCTTATAGCGGATCATGCACTCCTCCTGCAGATGACACACATGACCGATGAGTTATTGATCTGTTCCCAGCCCACCCTGAACAGGAGGCAGTCAGGTTCCTCACCTTGCTCTTTCCGGGCACGACCTTGGCGATTCGGTCCCAGCGTTCTGCGGTTCCTCGAGgaaactgctgcagagccagttccagcagcttctgctggtTCTGAGTCCAGATGGCGGAGTCTGCCTTCTCTTTGCTCTCCTGACGTTCcgactcctcttcctcgtccacCGCGTTGGGGTCGAAGTCTTTTTGCcgacgacctctgaccttcgCCTCCCCATcatccgctgctgctgctgctgctgctgctactgctgttgctgctgctgttgctgctgaacTTTTCTTGTTCCTCCTGCGGACTGCTGAggctgcttcttcctccttgCTGTCGTCCTCAGCCACTCGCTGAGTCATCAGGCTGTCGTCTACAGTAGCAGACTTAGCGGGGAGAGGCGGGGCCTTGAGCTCCGATAGCTTCACCAGACCTGAAATTCAAACGGAGAGgctttgatgatgatgatgatgaataagAGCAGCTAACCACATCTCAGCTGAAATTCATTCTAATAACTCAGAATTTCAATACACCTGGGTTCATACAGTAAAATCTGAATATAAAAGCAGACGTTGCTTAACCTTAGATTTTTTATAGCAGGCCTTCTGAGCTGGATTCCAAGGTATTCAATTCAGAGTTCAGCTGATTTTAGGTAAGCTAAATTCATCAGCTTAAAACACCAGAAATTATGTGGATTTGGGTTCTGATTTACTCTTTCACTTGAAAGTCAATAAGACATACTTTACAGcagaaactcagaaaaaaatgatCCTGAAAGTAGAAATCTTAGCAAGAAGCAGTGTCTGTTCTCAGTTGAATCTCAGTAAAGACGGATCATGTTCTGATAATTAAAAGTGAGTAATAGCTCACAGTAGAAAAACTTTAGACACACTATCAAAATGAAGAAGCACATTAAATTCACCAACACCCTCTTTAGGAATTATAATAGATAAAAATGGATTAACTGGAAATGTAAAACCTTGACAGACATTGAAGAACAGAGTAACAGCCCAGCAGAACTTATGTAGGTTGAAAATACTACAGCAGATTCACGAGATCAATTTAGACAAATCTTAGTAAATTGATACAAATTGTTTGGTAAATCCTAAGATTGGTTTGAAAAATGTCATAGAACCTTAGTAGACTGTGAAGAACATAATAACAGAACAATAGAACCAACATATAATAAAGACAACAGTTCAAGAAATCCAAAGTAGACTGTAAAGAATAGTAGAGCAGAGCAGTAGAACCCGAGGAGAAGAATGAGAACTGCTTCTCAGTGGATGGAGAGCAGACTGGAGAATGTACCTGTGGTGTGGCTCACATTGTCTTTCATCTGTTTGACTTTAGTGGTGACCTGTTGGAGGAAACAGGGAGACATGAGGGGACCGTCGAGGAGAACCGAACAAGACATTTCCATGTTTCACTTCAGTAGAGACGCTGTTATCCCGATCCAATTaaacacccccctccccccacgaGCCACCTGACCAGGTGGCACCAGGTCAGACTCACATCAGTAACTGATCGGCCCAGTTCGTGGGCAATTTTCTCCCATCGGCCCGGAGTGCCTCCTGGGAATTTAACCATcaacctgctgaggaggctgaggtcGTCCTCCGTCCAGTCTGTGGCCTGAGGACACAAAGGCAGTGGGTGGATGCTTCTAGAGGCTAATCAGCGACAGGCTGAGCAGGCAGAGCTTGAAGAGGAGACCTTCTTCTTGGCGGCTTTGCGTTCCTGCAGCCAGTCGTCCATTTGGTCCTCGATGTCCTCGATGCTCGCGGTCGTGTCATAGCTCTGGTAGGTCTGGTTGTCTGAGGAGGACTCGTAAACGGGGAACTCCACCTTTGGCTTTTTGACTTTGGGCCTCTTCTCCTCTGCAAGAACAGAACAGGAAGCGTTCATTTCAAGTCAACTATGATCGATCGATTTAGTGGCAAATTTAGAGAAAAGTGTTTACTTGTGGCAGCTTCCTGTTCCGCTTCAGCTTCTtccctctcctgctgcttcatctgctgGTAATCCTCATAGTACTGCTTCATCTCCTGCAAGACAGAGATCAGGACTGAGACGAAGATCAGAAAAACATGGCTCGGATGAGGACTGGGAGGCCAGAGAAGAAGCAAAGAATGGATTCAGGGCTACAGATGGAGTAGGTCCAGTTTTCAGAACAGGACCATACAAGAACAGACCAGGACCACGACTGGGTCAGGAACTGTTTTCAGAACCAGAATTGACACAGTCATCAGACTGGATCGTTATTTTTCTACCTGGATGGTCTGAGGCAGGTTTTTGGCGGACAGGTAAATCCAGATGCTGAGCTTCAGAGGGAGGATGTCCTGCCAGTGTGGGCGGTCCTGAACTCTAAAGCAACAAACACAAGACTGTGGGTTTGACCGCCCATCTTGCCCTGTTCACATGCTGAAGTGTCactgagcaagacactgaaaccCAAATAGATGCAAATGACAGTCTTACCTGTCCGTCCGGTCCTGGCCAATACACCTGAGCTCCTCTGCAGGTTTGGagctcattttcttcttcttctctttctttttcttactCAGCAGCTCATCCTGGAAAGAGGAAGGATCTGCTCATCAGTTCAAATGATCCACACCGTGGTGTTTCAATGTGCCCTCTTCCCATTGGCTGCCTCACCAGCTGTTTCTCCAGGTAGATGGACCAAATGACGGCGTAGTGTCCaacagtgaggatgaggaagagcaggaggccCAGCTCCGTGTTGCTCAGCTTCCTCACCCGCCTGTAGTAGAAGACTGGCTGCCGCCAATCCGGCAGTCCGTTCACCAAGATGTCATCATACCTGTgaagacaccacacacacacctcacagcaCTCCGAAAGGCTGAGAGGCGGCGGTAAACTGGAGACACTCACTTGCGCCGTCTCTCATCGTCCTTCAGCACCTCATAAATGGCCACCAGCTGTAAAAAAGCAAACAGTCATTTGACACCTGCTACGTTTTGATAGTTTGCTTGATATGTTCCGTTTTCCCACCTGTCTGAACTGCGTTTCAGCATTTTCGTCTTTGTTCTTGTCAGGATGCAGTAAAAGAGAAAGACGGCGGTACGCTTTCTTTATCTCCACTGCTGATGcatcctgcagacacagagtCAGTCAGAAACACGCTCATGAGAGACTCTTCACCCAGTACAACCtttcctctgctttcatttcaagGGTAAAATCCTTATAAAGACAGTGTGGAGGATATACCTAGGAAATATTTGATTAAAGCTCACTTAAAGAAACAAATTTGTTTAAAGTGTCATAAATATTCATTAAAACATGTGCTTGACAGGCAGATGTTTGACAATCAGAAAGCCACATGTTGGACATACATGAAGGCAGATgttggaaaaacagaaagtcagATGTTTGACAACCAGCCGGATGTTGGGCAGACAGATAAACGGAtgtataacagaaataaaactcaGTTTTGAACGTACAGATGTGGTTTTTAACACAGGTcaaacagctgttagcatgtcgGGAGCTCTCTTCACTTCCTGCGAGAGCTAAAGCGAACCAGAAGCAGCTTGACTGGCAGtgtgcttgatttttttttttttttttataagaacTTTCATTGCAAAATAACGCCGTTGTGCGACGTGTTTACGTGGCACTGAGGTATTAGCATCCGCTAGCGGCACTAGCTCGTGTTCTgaggttgccatggagacagctCGCTGTGAGACGAACCTGCTCCAAAGTTCCCCACGACAGCTACAGGTCTGAGGTTACCATGGAGACAGGTTACCATGGAGCCTACGGCCGTAAGACTAACCTGCTCCACGTTGAGGAACTGATAGAAATTCTGcgggatctcctccaccaggtccagcagctccagatctGCGTCCCAGGCGGTCAGAGGAGGGACGGCGGAGACCAGCAGCGCCAGGCAGAGCAGCCAGGAGCCGCGCGGGGCCGCAACGTCCCACATCACCGACAAACTGCTCCTGCACGCCGGGGAAAACCGGAGAAAAGAGGCTGGACACCGTGAGGACTCCCAGCAGCTTCGGCCACTCTCGAACAGCTCAGGAGACACTGACCCGGAAGTCTCTGTCACTGCCGGAGCAGCGGCGCTGTCAGGATAAAGTCCAGCTCTATGGCTCCTAGAGAGAAACATCGCCCCTACAGGATGAATGTGGGACTGCAGGCCAGAGTAcagtcaaaataaaaagaaacgtGTTTAACAAAATACATACAAAGTGCTAAATGTGCTCAGTGTTCTGGGACCGCTGGGGGGAGATTG of the Salarias fasciatus chromosome 18, fSalaFa1.1, whole genome shotgun sequence genome contains:
- the dnajc1 gene encoding dnaJ homolog subfamily C member 1; protein product: MWDVAAPRGSWLLCLALLVSAVPPLTAWDADLELLDLVEEIPQNFYQFLNVEQDASAVEIKKAYRRLSLLLHPDKNKDENAETQFRQLVAIYEVLKDDERRRKYDDILVNGLPDWRQPVFYYRRVRKLSNTELGLLLFLILTVGHYAVIWSIYLEKQLDELLSKKKKEKKKKMSSKPAEELRCIGQDRTDRVQDRPHWQDILPLKLSIWIYLSAKNLPQTIQEMKQYYEDYQQMKQQEREEAEAEQEAATKEKRPKVKKPKVEFPVYESSSDNQTYQSYDTTASIEDIEDQMDDWLQERKAAKKKATDWTEDDLSLLSRLMVKFPGGTPGRWEKIAHELGRSVTDVTTKVKQMKDNVSHTTGLVKLSELKAPPLPAKSATVDDSLMTQRVAEDDSKEEEAASAVRRRNKKSSAATAAATAVAAAAAAAADDGEAKVRGRRQKDFDPNAVDEEEESERQESKEKADSAIWTQNQQKLLELALQQFPRGTAERWDRIAKVVPGKSKEECMIRYKMLAELIQKKKQAKS